In the Methanofollis sp. genome, CCCGGGGACGAAGCATCCGTCAGGCAGGGCGATGTCGCCGCGCAGGCGATGTCATCCAGTTACAGAACACGTCAGGCAGGGACGTGAAGACGGCGCCTGCCAGAAATGCGGCACCACAATAGAGATAGACGCATTTTATCTCGCGCGAACAGTGGCACGAAGGTCGGGCAAGAGCATCTCCTCATCCTCAACGCGTTCCCACGTTTTTTGCTGTCGCCACAGAGACAACACGTCATTCAGGTCCATTCACCCCCGGCCATAGTAATCGTGTCCGAAAATGGAATGCGCACGATTGAACGGATCGCCAGGAAAAGACGCATCTGAAAGGGCATTGATCCCGGAACATCACCCCCAAGAAGAGGGCACCATTATGCAGCAGGGAAAAGTTTTCCTTTTTGAAGCGGCAGGCCTATCTACCATATCCCATTTACGGAATCAATAAATACAAACACCTTAGAGTGACGTATGCACACTCCCAAGGTGATTTGTTATGGATTACGGTTCTATGCTTGGAAACTCCTTCGAATATGCGAAGGAAGCGGTCTGGGGAAAATGGATGAAGTGGATCTTCCTCCTCATAGCCACCTTCATCTTCCCCCTGATCATGGGTTATATCATGGAGATCTACCGGGGCAAGAGCCCGGCACCCGAATTCGAAGACTGGGTCAAACTCTTCATCGACGGGATCAAACTCTTCATCGTCGAGATCATCTACGGCATCCCCGTGTTTATTGTCTCGATTATCTTCGGCGGGTCTATCTCCCTCCTTGCATTCGGTGGATCTGACGCCGCAGCCGGGATCGGAGCGATGCTCCTCGGGATAATCATCATGATCGTGGTTGCCTTCATCATCGGCCTGATCGCCGCCTTCGGCGCCATCAGGTTTGCACGGACAGACAACTTCGGCGAGGCCTTCAACATCTCGGCGATCCTGGCGCACATCGGTGCGGTCGGCTGGGTCAGCTACATCATCGCCCTGATCGTCCTATGGGTGGTGACCTTCGTGGTTCTTGGCATCCTGATGCTGATCCCGATCATCGGCTGGATCATTGCCTTCCTCATCAGCCCGGTGCTCGCGATCTTCACGGCCCGGTACATGACATACATCTACGACAGTGCGGCGGCCCCCGCCTGAAACTCCCTTTCTCCCCCTTTTTTCTTTTCCGGTTCCTTTCTAAGGTGAAACTATCATGTCTGCTACTCCCAAATCAGGTTCTGGAGAAATCCCCCTGACCCCGTCCCTGTGGCACCCGCATGTCAGAGCATGAGGGTGTGGCCCCTCGGGAGACGGGCCGGGTCAGATACGCCCATATCTGCCTCCGATTGGGGGATCCCACATCCTATTCGGGGCCATATCGGGGAGATCCGGAGATCCGGGCATACCGGGGGCCGTGGGCAAAACAGGATGAAATCCGGCAGGACTCAACGCCCTCAGACCGTCGATATGATTGCAGGTAATGTCTCCCCTTCCCGGCCTCCCCTGGTGCCGGGGAGGGGGAGGGAGCGGGGCTGGAAAATGTCCCGATCGGGCTCTGGAGATCATAAAAGCCAAAATATAAATATCGTCGTCGTGCCATACTGGCTCATGGCAAGCACCATGAGTGATTGTTTTATTGGCCGCTAAATGCCGCTTTTTTGATACCACCCTACGGGACGGCGAACAGACGCCGGGCGTCTCGCTGAATCCCGCGCAGAAACTTTCGATCGCAACCATGCTCGCAGAGATCGGTGTCGACACCGTCGAGGCCGGTTCAGCCGCCGCATCTGAGGGGGAGAGGGAGGCAATCCGGCTGATCGCGGATGCCGGACTCTCCGCCGAGGTCGCGACCTTTGTCAGGGCCCTGCAGCTGGACATCGACTATGCCGCAGAGTGCGGCGTCGACTGCGTCCACCTCGTCGTGCCGGCAAGCGACCTCCATATCAGGGCGAAGATGCGAAAGACCCGTGAGCAGGTCTGCACGATGGCATGGGACGCCGTGGAATACGCAAAGGAGCGGGGCCTTGTCGTCGAACTCTCCGGGGAGGACGCCTCCCGCGCCGATCCGGCCTTCCTCGCCCACCTCTTCAGGGGCGGGGTGGACCGCGGCGCCGACCGCCTCTGCTTCTGCGACACCGTCGGCCTCATGACGCCCGAGAGGATCGCGGAGGCGGTCCCCGGCCTCCTCTTCGCGCCCCTCTCCATCCACTGCCACGACGACCTCGGCTTCGCCCTCGCAAACACCTTCGCCGCCCTGAAGGCCGGGGCGTCGGCCGCGCATGTCACCGTGAACGGCCTTGGCGAACGCGCCGGGAACACCCCTCTCGAAGAACTCGTGATGGCCATGGAGGTGCTGTACGGCACGAAGACCGGGATCAGGACAGAAGGGCTCTACCACCTCGCGACCGAGGTCTCGAAGATGACAGGCGTGCCCCTGCCCGTGAACAAGGCGATCGTCGGCGAGATGGCCTTCACCCACGAGAGCGGCATCCACGCCCACGGTGTGCTCCGCGAGGCAAGCACCTACGAGCCGATCGGCCCCGAACGCGTCGGCAGGACACGGCGGATCCTCCTCGGCAAACACTCCGGGTCGGCCTCGGTCAGGGCCGCCCTCCAGGAACTCGGTTACGTATGCGACGAGATGCAGCTCGCGGAGATCGTCGCCAGAGTTAAAAGCCTCGGCGACGAAGGTCGAAGGATCACCGATGCGGACCTGATGGCCATCGCCGACTCGGTGCTCAACCTCGTGCGCGAGCCGGTGATCCGGCTCAAGCAGGTGACGGTCGTCTCCGGGAGCAATGTCGTCCCCACCGCATCGGTCACTGTCACCGTCAACGGGGAGGAGGTGACCTGCGCCGCTACCGGCAACGGCCCGGTGGACGCCGCGATCGAGGCCCTGCGCCGTTCGATCACCGGCCTCGGCGAGATCAGGCTCGAAGACTACCGGGTGGACGCGATCAGCGGGGGGACGGACGCCCTCGTCGATGTCACCGTCTGCCTGAGCAGGGACGGGCGCATGCTCACCTCCCGGGGGGCGCGGACAGACATCATCATGGGAAGTGTCGAGGCGATGGTCTCCGGGATGAACAGACTTCTCGAGGAGCAAAGATGAAGACAGGAGCAAAACTGCTGGTTGAAAGCTTGCAGCGCGAGGGGGCCGGGACGATCTTCGGCTACCCCGGCGGGTCAGTCCTGCCGATCTACGACGAACTCTATGACGCACCGATCAGGCACATCCTGGTACGCCACGAGCAGGCGGCGGCCCACGCGGCCGACGGCTATGCCCGGGCATCGGGGCGGGTAGGGGTATGTCTTGCCACCTCGGGGCCGGGCGCCTGCAACCTTGTCACCGGCATCGCCACCGCCTACATGGACTCGGTGCCCCTTGTCGCCATCACCGGCCAGGTCCCGACCTTCATGCTCGGGAACGACGCCTTCCAGGAGTCTGACATCACCGGGATCACGATGCCCGTCACCAAGCACAGTTACCTCGTCAAGAGGGCGGCCGATATCGGCCAGGTCGTGAAGGACGCCTTCTATATTGCGGGCACGGGACGGCAGGGCCCTGTCCTCGTCGACATCCCGAAGGACGTGATGACCGCCCAGATCGACATTGAGCCGCCGATCGGCCGGGCACGACTGCGAGGCTACCAGCCGACCTACGAGGGCCACGCCCTCCAGATCGAGAAGGCGGTCACCCTCATCGGCGAGGCCGAGAGGCCCCTCCTCTACGTGGGCGGGGGCGTGATCGCCTCAGGTGCATCGGAAGAGGTGAGGAGACTTGCCGAACTGATGCTCATCCCTGTCGCGACGACCCTGATGGGCCTCGGCGCCGTCCCCTGCGACCACCCCCTCAACCTCGGCATGATCGGGATGCACGGCACGGAGGCGGCGAACTACGCGGTCACCGAGTGCGACCTGCTCATCGCCGTCGGCGTCCGCTTCGACGACCGGGTGACGGGGAAGATCGACGCCTTCGCCCCCAATGCCCGCATCATCCACATCGACATCGACCCGGCAGAGATCGGAAAGAACAAGCCGGTGGACGTCCCGATCGTCGGGGACGCCGGGAAGGTGCTCCAGAGCATCATCAGGCGGCTGATCAAGAAGGAGGGGCGGGAGATGTGGCTCGCCCGCACCCGCCACTGGAAGGAGGCGCAGACGGTCAGGGACGGGGAGGACGGCCTCTCGCCGGCCCATATCATCAGGGAGATGAGCGACCTCCTCGGGGACCGCGGCATCGTCGTCACGGAGGTGGGGCAGAACCAGATGTGGGCGGCCCAGCACTACTGCTTCAGGCGACCTCGGACCTGGATCTCCTCGGGAGGGCTCGGGACGATGGGCTACGGCTTTCCGGCGGCGATCGGGGCGCACTTCGCCAGGCCCGACGAGACGGTCGTCGACGTCGCAGGCGACGGGAGTTTCCAGATGAACATCCAGGAACTCGGCACCGTCGCCCAGTATAAGGTACCGGTGAAGGTGGTCATCCTGAACAACATGTACCTCGGCATGGTCAGGCAGTGGCAGGAACTCTTCTATGACCGCCGGTATTCGTACACCGAACTCCCGGCCGTGGACTTCGTCGGCATCGCCCGCGCCTACGGCGTCGACGGCATCAGGGTCGAGGAGAAGGAGGAGGTCAGGCCGGCACTTGAGGCGGCCTTTACCACAGACGGCCCCTTCGTGCTCGACTTCAGGATCGAGAGGGAGGCGAACGTCTTCCCGATGGTCCCGGCCGGGGCGGCGATCAACGAGATGATCGGGAGGAGGCAGAGATGAAACTCCACACCCTCCACGTCCTTGTCGAGAACAAGGCGGGCGTCCTCGCCCGGATCGCCGGATTGTTCTCCAGGCGGGGCTTCAACATCGAGAGCCTGGCCGTCGGGACCTGCGAGGAGGCGGGGATGAGCAGGATGACCATCGTCGTCCTGGGGGACGACGCCCAGATCGAGCAGGTCAAGAAACAGTTGAACAAACTCATCGACGTGATCAAGGTCTCGGACATCACCGAGCAGAGCACGGTCTCCCGCGAACTCGCCCTGATCAAGGTGGCGGCCGAACCCGGCGAGACCAGGGCCGGGGTGATGCAGATCGCAAATATCTTCCGGGCTCAGATCATCGACGTCGGCGCGAAGACGGTCATCCTTGAGGTCACCGGCGACTCGGAGAAGATCGACGCCCTCGAAACGCTCCTCAGGCAGTACGGGATCAAGGAGTTTGTGCGGACCGGGAAGATCGCCCTCCTCCGCGGGCAGAAGGGGATCAAGAGCACGAAGTAGGGGTTCTGGAGGGAGAGGACTCTCCTTCCCCGGGATCTTTTTTCTTTTTTCAGGGACTGATCCAGAGGTGGGATGACCGGATAAATTCGAGAAAATTTTTGCAGAACATGTGTTCTGGAGTACCTGTGCTTGGGGACTACGCCCCCAGACCCCCGCTCAAGATAGGGGCTGGGAAGATAGAAAAGGATAATCCGAAGGGAGGAATGTCGGTTCTGCCCTTATCCTGCACCGGGGGACCAGGGGCGGGGACAATAGCGACCTTGAGAAAATCTTCGATTTTCGAGCGGTAGTCCCCCGGCACAAGACAACGATCCAATGCCTTCCCCCCACGCACGTCTCGGGCATTTCAATAACCGGGAGTGAAGGTCTTCAACACGCCTCATCGCAACAACCCCCCCTTCCAACCCCCATACTACGTATCCCCCGGCACAACCCGACCTCCCCGCGGATCTCCCCTCTCTCCCTCCTCCTGCGTGTACCCCCCCATCCCACGCGAATAAGGTCTGATTTCCCGTATCACGGACAGCACCCCCGCCCTGCACCGATTGTGTTATATGTTAGCATGCCACACGCTAGCACAGCATATGATCGGACTTCCTTTTGAGACTCTGGCACTCGTCGGAACAGCATTCATCTCAGTCACCGCCCTCCTCCTGGTCTGGGCCTTCCTCTTCAAAGAGGTCGAGGCATGATAGAGCCAATCACCGCGGGCATCATCGGGCTCTACTTCGTCGTCCTCCTGGCCATCGGAGCATGGGCCTCGAAGAAGATCCACAACACCGAGGACTACATCGTCGCCGGCAGGTCGCTCGGCTTCTGGGTCTTCACCATCCTGATGATCTCCTCGATCTGCTCGGGCATGACCCTCCTCGGCGTCAGCGGCCTCGGCTTCACGACAGGGTGGCCGTCGATCTGGGAGCAACTCTTCGTCCCCTTTGCGGCGTCCTTCTGTATCATCGTCTTCGGGGTCAAGCTCCACAGGATCGGAAAGCAGAACAACTACCTGACGGTCGAGGACTACTTCGCCCAACGTTTCGAGAGCCCGCAGGCGATGCGGGGCCTCTCGGCCCTTGCCGGCATTATCGTCTCCCTCATCTACCTTGTCGGCCAGTACACCGCCATCTCGATCGTCCTGGTCTGGCTCTTCGGCCTGCCCCACTGGGAGGCGCTGATCATCTCCGGCATCATCATAACGGCCTACACCGTCGTCGGCGGGCTGTACGCCGTCTCCTGGACAACGGTCATCCAGGGCGGCCTCCTGATCGTCGGCGTGATCGCCATCGCTCCGGTCCTGATCATGAAGGCCGGCGGGATGACGCACATCAATGAGGTGATGGCCGGCGTCGACCCGAACCTGGTCCAGCCGTACCTCACCGAGGGCATGGCCTTCACCCCCTGGTTCCTCTTCTCCTTCGGGCTGATGCTCGTCGTGGGCCTCGCCTGCGCCCCGCACGTGA is a window encoding:
- a CDS encoding DUF4013 domain-containing protein — translated: MDYGSMLGNSFEYAKEAVWGKWMKWIFLLIATFIFPLIMGYIMEIYRGKSPAPEFEDWVKLFIDGIKLFIVEIIYGIPVFIVSIIFGGSISLLAFGGSDAAAGIGAMLLGIIIMIVVAFIIGLIAAFGAIRFARTDNFGEAFNISAILAHIGAVGWVSYIIALIVLWVVTFVVLGILMLIPIIGWIIAFLISPVLAIFTARYMTYIYDSAAAPA
- a CDS encoding 2-isopropylmalate synthase; this encodes MIVLLAAKCRFFDTTLRDGEQTPGVSLNPAQKLSIATMLAEIGVDTVEAGSAAASEGEREAIRLIADAGLSAEVATFVRALQLDIDYAAECGVDCVHLVVPASDLHIRAKMRKTREQVCTMAWDAVEYAKERGLVVELSGEDASRADPAFLAHLFRGGVDRGADRLCFCDTVGLMTPERIAEAVPGLLFAPLSIHCHDDLGFALANTFAALKAGASAAHVTVNGLGERAGNTPLEELVMAMEVLYGTKTGIRTEGLYHLATEVSKMTGVPLPVNKAIVGEMAFTHESGIHAHGVLREASTYEPIGPERVGRTRRILLGKHSGSASVRAALQELGYVCDEMQLAEIVARVKSLGDEGRRITDADLMAIADSVLNLVREPVIRLKQVTVVSGSNVVPTASVTVTVNGEEVTCAATGNGPVDAAIEALRRSITGLGEIRLEDYRVDAISGGTDALVDVTVCLSRDGRMLTSRGARTDIIMGSVEAMVSGMNRLLEEQR
- the ilvB gene encoding biosynthetic-type acetolactate synthase large subunit, with product MKTGAKLLVESLQREGAGTIFGYPGGSVLPIYDELYDAPIRHILVRHEQAAAHAADGYARASGRVGVCLATSGPGACNLVTGIATAYMDSVPLVAITGQVPTFMLGNDAFQESDITGITMPVTKHSYLVKRAADIGQVVKDAFYIAGTGRQGPVLVDIPKDVMTAQIDIEPPIGRARLRGYQPTYEGHALQIEKAVTLIGEAERPLLYVGGGVIASGASEEVRRLAELMLIPVATTLMGLGAVPCDHPLNLGMIGMHGTEAANYAVTECDLLIAVGVRFDDRVTGKIDAFAPNARIIHIDIDPAEIGKNKPVDVPIVGDAGKVLQSIIRRLIKKEGREMWLARTRHWKEAQTVRDGEDGLSPAHIIREMSDLLGDRGIVVTEVGQNQMWAAQHYCFRRPRTWISSGGLGTMGYGFPAAIGAHFARPDETVVDVAGDGSFQMNIQELGTVAQYKVPVKVVILNNMYLGMVRQWQELFYDRRYSYTELPAVDFVGIARAYGVDGIRVEEKEEVRPALEAAFTTDGPFVLDFRIEREANVFPMVPAGAAINEMIGRRQR
- the ilvN gene encoding acetolactate synthase small subunit, with the translated sequence MKLHTLHVLVENKAGVLARIAGLFSRRGFNIESLAVGTCEEAGMSRMTIVVLGDDAQIEQVKKQLNKLIDVIKVSDITEQSTVSRELALIKVAAEPGETRAGVMQIANIFRAQIIDVGAKTVILEVTGDSEKIDALETLLRQYGIKEFVRTGKIALLRGQKGIKSTK
- a CDS encoding sodium:solute symporter; this encodes MIEPITAGIIGLYFVVLLAIGAWASKKIHNTEDYIVAGRSLGFWVFTILMISSICSGMTLLGVSGLGFTTGWPSIWEQLFVPFAASFCIIVFGVKLHRIGKQNNYLTVEDYFAQRFESPQAMRGLSALAGIIVSLIYLVGQYTAISIVLVWLFGLPHWEALIISGIIITAYTVVGGLYAVSWTTVIQGGLLIVGVIAIAPVLIMKAGGMTHINEVMAGVDPNLVQPYLTEGMAFTPWFLFSFGLMLVVGLACAPHVINNVLAAKEESYFKWSPLIAFAVYAVVMLLVKFAGFAGRVLVEEGQIALPAVPNAQDYIFISGLEYAMPNIWVWSFFAVIVLAAVMSTTDRLMLTVGTMFAWDIWKNLFRPQASDRETLLVSRIAVVVAAGGTLLLAVNPPEMLAWLIWSGIGIMLSTFAVPLLAGLYWRGATREGALASMTTGLVSGGVLGYWYYVVDKLPVHFSLYAVVISAVAMIVVSLMTRKTDAKVLDTTLTGGFIQPR